From Granulicella sp. WH15, the proteins below share one genomic window:
- the manD gene encoding D-mannonate dehydratase ManD codes for MKITSARLIICSPDRNFVTLKIETDEGIYGLGDATLNGRELAVASYLSEHVCPCLIGRDPSQIEDIWQYLYRGAYWRRGPVTMTAIAAVDVALWDIKGKALNTPVYNLLGGKSRDGVMVYAHANGRDIDETVDSVRKEMELGYIAVRAQSGIPGMSGTYGVPKGTKAYEPAERGLPSESLWSSERYLRAAPKLFERLRVELGEDVHLLHDVHHRLTPIEAARLGKALEPANLFWMEDPVPAELQEGFKLIREHTTTPIATGEVFNSFWDAHDLIRNQWIDYLRMTIVHGGGLTALKKAADFAAIYHVRTGCHGATDLSPVTMAAALHFGLSIHNFGVQEHMRHSALTDAVFPHEYTFSAGYMYPGDKPGLGVDIDETLAAKYPYERAYLPLARKLDGTLTDW; via the coding sequence ATGAAGATCACCAGCGCACGCTTGATTATCTGCTCTCCCGACCGCAACTTCGTCACGTTAAAGATCGAGACGGACGAGGGCATCTACGGCCTCGGCGACGCCACGCTGAACGGCCGCGAGCTGGCCGTAGCAAGCTACCTCAGCGAGCACGTCTGCCCCTGCCTCATCGGCCGCGACCCATCCCAGATCGAGGACATCTGGCAGTACCTCTATCGCGGAGCCTACTGGCGGCGCGGCCCCGTCACGATGACCGCCATCGCCGCGGTCGACGTCGCGCTCTGGGACATCAAGGGCAAGGCCCTCAACACGCCGGTCTACAACCTGCTCGGCGGCAAGAGCCGCGACGGCGTCATGGTCTACGCCCACGCCAACGGCCGCGACATCGACGAGACCGTCGATTCGGTACGCAAGGAGATGGAGCTGGGCTACATCGCCGTGCGCGCGCAGAGCGGCATCCCCGGCATGTCCGGCACCTACGGCGTGCCCAAGGGCACCAAGGCGTACGAGCCCGCCGAGCGCGGCCTGCCCAGCGAAAGCCTATGGTCCAGCGAGCGTTACCTGCGCGCCGCGCCCAAGCTCTTCGAGCGTCTGCGCGTCGAGCTAGGCGAAGACGTTCACCTCCTCCACGATGTACACCACCGCCTGACCCCCATTGAAGCCGCCCGCCTCGGCAAAGCACTCGAGCCCGCAAACCTCTTCTGGATGGAAGACCCCGTTCCCGCCGAGCTGCAAGAGGGCTTCAAGCTCATCCGCGAGCACACGACCACCCCCATCGCCACCGGCGAGGTCTTCAACTCCTTCTGGGACGCGCACGATCTCATCCGCAACCAGTGGATCGACTACCTGCGCATGACCATCGTCCACGGCGGCGGCCTCACCGCGCTCAAGAAGGCTGCCGACTTCGCCGCCATCTACCACGTCCGCACGGGCTGCCACGGAGCCACCGATCTCTCTCCTGTAACGATGGCGGCGGCACTGCACTTCGGTCTGTCGATCCACAACTTCGGCGTGCAGGAGCACATGCGCCACAGCGCCCTCACCGACGCAGTCTTTCCCCACGAGTACACCTTTAGCGCGGGCTACATGTACCCCGGTGACAAGCCCGGCCTCGGCGTCGATATCGACGAGACGCTGGCCGCGAAGTACCCCTACGAACGCGCCTACCTACCGCTGGCCCGCAAGCTCGACGGCACCCTCACAGACTGGTAG
- a CDS encoding glycoside hydrolase family 3 C-terminal domain-containing protein produces the protein MKSKKNFPKTLCLPVLLLATVSSCLIAQQSPEQRAHELVSKMTLDEKITQTINTSAAIPRLNVPAYDWWNEGLHGVARSGYATLFPQAIGLASTWDTDLLHEVATSISVEARAKYNEAIRNNVHSIYFGLSIWSPNINIFRDPRWGRGQETYGEDPFLTSRLGMSFVRGLQGEDPEHPRVIATPKHFAVHSGPESTRHSANIDPTPYDLWDTYLPAFRATIVDAKADSIMCAYNAVDGQPACASKLLLHDILRGEWGFKGFITSDCGAVDDFFEKKAHNYSADKATAAADGIKLGTDTNCGTTYLALGDAVKRGLISEKEIDTSLERLFAARYKLGLFDDPSQVAFAKIPFSEVRSAQHQETALKAARESMVLLQNRSNLLPLRASTKTIAVIGPNAAALSAIEGNYNAVPRNPQLPLDGIAAEFGATHVLYAQGSSYAEGVTLPAPRTLFHSNDGKEGITGEYFSNTDFSGTPTATRVDKEIDFDWNSAAPVDGLDQSKFSVRWSGTITPPQSGDYEFHARLAHCFPCYDSEKFAVYLDDVKVTSFASPAGKESRGSGSPRFNLHFADTQPHKLRVEYIHEAPLFGGGFTLEWVPPADVMRQQAVAIAKQSDVVLAFVGLSPEIEGEEMPLKVEGFAGGDRTDIKLPAAQQQLLEAVAATGKPIVVVLLNGSALAINWAQQHAAAILEAWYPGEAGARAIAETLSGKNNPGGRLPITFYTSKEQLPSFDDYSMSNRTYRYFKGTPLYGFGYGLSYTSFAYSNVKLSTSHLHAGDDLTVEADVTNTGHMAGDEVSQLYLLPPSTPLAPALELEAFQRIHLAPGEKRHLLFTLRPRQLSLVDAKGDRAVRAGEYRIAVGGSQPSSSAPSTSFAIEGSQPLPH, from the coding sequence ATGAAGTCCAAAAAAAACTTCCCCAAAACTCTCTGTCTGCCGGTACTTCTTCTCGCCACGGTCTCCTCGTGCCTGATCGCTCAGCAGTCGCCGGAGCAGCGCGCGCACGAGCTTGTCTCGAAGATGACGCTCGACGAAAAGATCACCCAGACCATCAACACCTCCGCCGCCATCCCGCGCCTGAACGTGCCCGCCTACGACTGGTGGAACGAGGGCCTGCACGGCGTCGCTCGGTCCGGCTACGCGACACTCTTCCCGCAGGCCATAGGCCTCGCTTCCACGTGGGACACCGACCTGCTGCACGAGGTCGCCACCTCCATCTCGGTCGAGGCGCGCGCCAAGTACAACGAGGCCATCCGCAACAACGTTCATTCCATCTACTTCGGCCTCTCCATCTGGTCGCCGAACATCAATATCTTCCGCGATCCACGCTGGGGACGCGGCCAGGAGACCTACGGCGAAGACCCCTTCCTGACCAGCCGCCTCGGTATGTCCTTCGTGCGCGGCCTCCAGGGCGAAGACCCCGAACACCCCCGCGTCATCGCAACCCCGAAGCACTTCGCCGTCCACAGCGGCCCCGAGTCCACGCGTCATAGCGCCAACATCGACCCCACCCCATACGACCTATGGGACACCTACCTGCCCGCCTTCCGCGCCACCATCGTCGACGCCAAAGCCGACTCGATCATGTGCGCCTACAACGCCGTCGACGGCCAGCCCGCCTGCGCCAGCAAGCTGCTGCTCCACGACATCCTGCGCGGCGAGTGGGGCTTCAAGGGCTTCATCACCTCCGACTGCGGCGCGGTTGACGACTTCTTCGAAAAGAAGGCCCACAACTACTCCGCCGACAAAGCCACAGCCGCAGCCGACGGCATCAAGCTGGGCACCGACACCAACTGCGGCACCACCTACCTGGCCTTAGGCGACGCGGTAAAACGCGGCCTCATCAGCGAGAAGGAGATCGACACATCGCTTGAGCGTCTCTTCGCCGCGCGTTACAAGCTAGGTCTCTTCGACGACCCCTCGCAGGTAGCCTTCGCGAAGATCCCCTTCAGCGAGGTCCGCTCCGCACAGCATCAGGAGACAGCCCTGAAGGCCGCACGCGAGTCGATGGTTCTGCTGCAAAATCGCTCGAACCTGCTACCGCTGCGTGCGAGCACGAAGACCATCGCAGTCATCGGCCCCAACGCGGCAGCATTGTCGGCGATAGAAGGGAACTACAACGCCGTTCCCAGGAACCCGCAGTTGCCGCTGGACGGCATCGCAGCCGAGTTCGGTGCAACTCACGTGTTATACGCGCAAGGTTCCTCCTACGCTGAAGGAGTAACGCTACCCGCGCCGCGCACGCTCTTCCATTCGAACGATGGCAAAGAGGGAATTACCGGCGAGTACTTCTCCAACACCGACTTCTCCGGCACACCCACAGCCACGCGAGTGGACAAAGAGATCGACTTCGACTGGAACTCCGCAGCCCCCGTCGATGGCCTCGATCAATCGAAGTTCTCCGTACGCTGGTCGGGCACGATCACCCCGCCGCAGTCCGGCGACTACGAGTTCCACGCGCGCCTCGCACACTGCTTCCCCTGCTACGACTCGGAGAAGTTCGCGGTCTACCTAGACGACGTGAAGGTTACCTCTTTCGCTAGCCCGGCAGGCAAGGAGTCCCGCGGTAGCGGATCGCCGCGCTTCAACCTGCACTTCGCTGACACGCAGCCGCATAAGCTTCGCGTCGAGTATATCCACGAAGCCCCGCTCTTCGGCGGCGGCTTCACGCTGGAGTGGGTGCCTCCCGCCGACGTCATGCGCCAGCAGGCAGTAGCCATCGCCAAGCAGTCTGACGTAGTCCTGGCCTTCGTCGGCCTGTCGCCCGAGATCGAAGGCGAAGAGATGCCGCTGAAGGTAGAAGGCTTCGCCGGTGGCGACCGCACCGACATCAAGCTGCCCGCAGCCCAGCAGCAACTGCTTGAAGCCGTAGCTGCCACAGGCAAGCCCATCGTGGTGGTGCTCCTCAACGGCAGCGCCCTGGCCATCAACTGGGCGCAACAGCACGCCGCCGCCATCCTCGAAGCCTGGTATCCGGGCGAAGCAGGAGCCCGCGCCATCGCCGAGACGCTCTCCGGCAAGAACAACCCCGGCGGCCGCCTGCCCATTACCTTCTACACCTCCAAGGAGCAGCTTCCTTCCTTCGACGACTACTCCATGTCGAACCGCACCTACCGCTACTTCAAGGGCACACCGCTCTACGGCTTCGGCTACGGCCTCAGCTACACGAGCTTCGCCTACAGCAATGTGAAGCTCTCCACCAGCCACCTGCACGCGGGCGACGACCTCACCGTCGAAGCCGATGTCACCAACACCGGCCACATGGCGGGCGATGAGGTATCCCAGCTCTACCTGCTGCCTCCGTCAACACCCTTGGCGCCTGCACTGGAACTCGAAGCCTTCCAGCGCATCCACCTGGCCCCCGGCGAGAAGCGCCACCTGCTCTTCACGCTTCGTCCACGTCAGCTCTCGCTGGTAGACGCGAAGGGCGACCGCGCCGTCCGCGCAGGGGAGTACCGTATCGCAGTCGGCGGCTCACAGCCGTCATCCAGCGCACCGTCCACTTCATTCGCAATCGAAGGCTCGCAGCCACTGCCTCACTAA
- a CDS encoding SDR family oxidoreductase, translating to MGADLFDLSGRCAVVVGGTSGIGRAISLGLAEAGANTVASSRTLQAVNALADELESAGHRTLRIASDATQRDSLEALHAAVLKEFGRVDILVNCAGITKRVPTLELTEETWANILDINLTGTLRACQIFGRTMLEQGYGRVINIASLSTFVAFRDVAAYGASKAGVGALTKSLAVEWAMHGVCVNAIAPGIFPTDLNRKLLDSPRGHELLMRTPMHRFGDVEELVGPAIFLASEAASFITGQILVVDGGTLASGVNQ from the coding sequence GTGGGAGCTGATCTTTTCGACCTTTCAGGAAGATGTGCGGTGGTAGTTGGCGGCACCTCGGGGATCGGCAGAGCCATCTCCCTGGGGCTGGCCGAGGCTGGTGCCAATACGGTCGCCAGCTCGCGCACCCTGCAGGCCGTGAACGCCCTCGCCGACGAGCTGGAGAGCGCCGGTCATCGCACCCTCCGCATCGCCAGCGACGCTACCCAGCGCGACTCGCTCGAGGCCCTGCACGCGGCGGTCCTCAAAGAGTTCGGTCGCGTCGACATCCTCGTGAACTGCGCTGGCATCACCAAGCGAGTACCCACGCTGGAGTTGACGGAAGAGACCTGGGCCAACATCCTCGACATCAATCTGACGGGAACCCTGCGCGCCTGTCAGATCTTCGGCCGCACCATGCTGGAGCAGGGCTACGGCCGCGTCATCAATATCGCTTCGCTCTCTACCTTTGTGGCCTTTCGCGATGTAGCCGCATACGGTGCCAGCAAGGCAGGCGTAGGCGCTCTGACCAAATCACTCGCAGTCGAGTGGGCCATGCACGGCGTCTGCGTCAACGCCATCGCCCCCGGCATCTTTCCCACCGACCTCAACCGCAAGCTGCTCGATTCGCCCCGCGGCCACGAGTTGCTGATGCGCACCCCCATGCATCGCTTCGGCGACGTGGAAGAGCTGGTGGGCCCCGCGATCTTCCTGGCCTCAGAGGCCGCCAGCTTCATCACCGGCCAGATCCTGGTCGTGGACGGCGGAACGCTGGCGAGCGGCGTAAACCAGTAG